AGGAGTTGTTGGagacaaacagctgatatcCTGACTGAACTCCTTCAGTCCATTGAAGCAGTGAAACAGTGATTTCTCTGAGAGTGGATCAGCAGATCAACTGTTCACTGTCAGTGGATGGTAGCTGGAAgaggtcagtctgaagaaaacTCTGCTCCAACGTCACAGCTCATCACAAATGGCTGCTTTCCAGCACAAACATCAGGTGATCAGGTGAGGGTGGGAACGTCGACCGATGCTTCACCACAAAAGATCGATGCAACGCACTCATTACAGTCCATCTGAGGATCTCCAGCTCCATTCTACTATCATTCTTGAACAGGACCCTGAGATACTTGAACTATTatgaaaaattaatttaaatgcacTTTAGCTTTTTGTATGTCTTAGTACTGTTGAGCTTATCTTGAATTGtaaatctactgtaatttaACTGTAAATAGCTCTGTctgatcagatgtttcatcttcTGAAGATTTGCTCCTAAactgccatcagctgctgtgtttcttCATGTTGCTTCATTAAAAACTTCATCCAGCAGCTTCATCTGAGTGAGGATCTCACCTCCCTGAACATCCAGATGTTGACAGACTCACAGACTCTAAACTTTAGtacaaatcattttaatcaggctggaaaacatccaagTTTTTCCCTCTTTGATAAAACAAGACaactaaattataaatattaagCCTTTATTGCTGTTGTAcattattgtgatattttcttctgtttattcAGAAGTCCATGCTGTAAATCAACTGATCTGCTGTTTCTGTGCCTGGATGTGATAAAGAAACTGATGTTCAGACCTgaactgggtcagaaccagaataaaatctattttaatatCAGATCCTTTTGTCAGactttaatctaaacaagaGAGAAACAGACAGTCAGTTATTAGCTGCTTCTATGTGAATGGAGATCCAGAAAGTTAACAGGACGACGACCAGAACTTCCCACTTTATCCAGAGATTTTATTATTGAACAATAGCTTTGTTCAAGCTTTCAGCAGAGAGAATCCAGCTGCTAGATCCTCACTAAATCTGACCTCAGACCAGTTCTCCCATCACAGCTGGTACTGGATCGCCACCTGGTGGTGAATCTAGGAACTGAGCGCATCTCCAGCTGAAGGTCTGATCCTGGAACATGAGGAACATCTGGCTGATTGGATCAGTTCACTTTGATTTGTTCTGTTCTGGTGTTTTCCCTCCAGAACCACATCAGAACCTCTTCATTTCTGTGTTGAATGGTGAACAAGCAgcagtgatgaagatgatgaagaggaagagctgctgctccagaaacagcagaaatgttGGATTAGTTAAatatctgggctttgtggagcccGTTCACCTGTTCAGGCTCTTTTCTGGGAGGTTTTGCTGCTTTATACAGTTTAGGTTATTAAATGTAATTGGATTATTAAGtctggtgtttttatttattatcagtccagctgctgcagatGTTACAGTCAGGGACACAATATTAGCGGATCAAGCAGTTCTCAGGGTCCAAACTCCACCAGGATCACTGAGATGGAAACAGGATCAGAAACCTGCAGCTTGTTTCTCTCCGCTGAGCTGCAGGAACATGTTTCAGCCACAAGGTGGCAGCAGTTTGAAGGCATCATGAAAATCTGAggttttatttagtaaaactcATGAAGTGTGAAGATGGACAGTTTTCAGGATGAGTTCAGAGATTTTTACACAATCTACTGAGAGGAGTGTGAGACCTCAGTGGATCAGAACCTTTTCCTCTGGTTAAATAACTCTGATCATTAAAACATCTCCACTGAGGAGATCTTGGTGCAGAGTTCTTCTGGACTTCATCTTGAACGGGACCAGAACTTCTCAAGGAGACAGTTTTGTGTCTCTCAGTCCACCAAACCCTGGACTCTCAGGTCCTCCAGGTGGACCAGCTGTTACCATGGTAACAGTGGGCTCAGTTCTACTAGAACTGTTCTGAGGTGTCCATGAACACGTCCTGCAGCAGGAACTGAGCTGGACCTCGGCTCAGGACAAGAACAGACAGGAAGATCAGAAGCTGTCAGACAGCAGAGAGTCTGCAGGTCCAACATGCTGCAGTCCTCCCAGAACGCACAGAGACCGGTCTTTATTGAAGGCAAACAGCGTTCAAGGTGCATTCTTTCCCAAATGAACACCTAGTAAGACAAACCCTGTGTCTTTATAAGGAACAGATGTACATAAACAGGAGGTTTGAACAAAGAGCCTCATGTGACGTACAACAGCTTCATCTTGGCCCTGACCTTTAACCCCTCCTAAAGCCTGAGGAGGACTCAGCTCTCCTCACCCACTCTAAATTACCATCATATCTCCAGCACTTTGATTTACGCATACAGAGAGATAATAAAGTTTTAAGAATGCTTTACCACTATGTAAGCACCCACTGAGAAACTGAACTCTGACTAACTTTACATCTCTGGAAACACAGGCTGTAGACTGTACATCTATTCtgttaaaggcaaggcaagttaatttgtatagcacaattcagtacagagacaatgcaaagtgctttacatgattaaaatataggaaaataaaacagaatataagcaagtaagaataaaatgtagaaacaaaatacaacatcaataaacagttggactaaaaaagttgaactagtgatgtttcagtaaaacagtttaactagaacagtcaaaggcaatcctaaacaaatttttaatcttgatttaaaagaactcaggctttcagcactttttcagctttttcagttttctggaagtttgttccagataagtggagcataggaactaaatgctgcttctccttgtttggttctggttctgcaaagcaggctggagccagaagacctgagtggtgtggagggttgatacactgataacaagtctgtgatgtatttaggtgctaagccatttagggatttatagattaacagaagtattttaaagtgtattctctgagatacagggagccagtggaaggactttagaactggggtgatgttctctactttcttagtcttggtgaggacgcgggcagcagcgttctggatcagctgcagctgtctgatccccTTTTTAGGCAGAAGGTGACAACATGTTTTGCACAAGGTTTAAATTTATAAGCAGgcataaaaaaagtttccatcaCAGTCCACCCTCAGATTAAAGAATATTCgcacaaatcaaagaaaatttcTGAACCAAACAGTAACATAAcatcataaaattaaaatgatgaaaGCTTCATTAATCAGTCTCCTCACACAACATCATAGTCTCAACATTTATCTACAATTTTGGGTTCAACTAATTAAGTAACGGCTGTTTTAGATTCCTATGTGCACATTGTTTTAAGGTACATTAGAATGGATCATCTAAGCCTACATACTAATTTAGGTCAAATTCACAAATTAACCTACTCTCACTTCCTACCTGAAAAACTCCTATGTGAAGCTTATGCTTCATGGATAAACCATCCATCCCAAGTTATCAATCCATAGTGACACTTAAAGGCAGGCTGAACCTTTTgcaatgaggaaaaaaatcatcacttgtctaacccccccccccccccacaaaaaaaacaaaacactggagGTGCTGGGAAATCCTGCTCTCAAACTGAGCCAGGAAACCCCTGTTTTGAGTGTTTCTACCAGTCTAGTTCAGAGACCAGGCTCCTCTCCTTTGTTCCTGttctctctggttctgctgtggttctgcaTGGGTTCTGTTAAACCTCTTTAAAGGAACAAGAAgcaaaatttcaatatttttgatagaactaaaaaataatgatgcgtagaactaaaggtaatatttcagatagACTACGGTGTGATGTCACAGCCCAGCTCTCTgcgttgttctccagtctctccGTTACATACCTGGTCCAGACAGTACGTGTGaaatgtgaacagctgcccctCAGGGCTCAGCCTCTCTCCTAAAGTATCACTGTCAGAGCAGCACAGCGTTGGAGCAACATGGTGCAGAGCACtgcagcagatcaaaatgttaagATAATGTTATGGGTTACCTACTCCACTTGAAATGCTCCTCTGTAAGATAAAGGTATTCTGCTGTATTTTTGTGAGGAAGTCCAGATGGACTAGAATGAGTTCAGCTTCATGCATCTGCAGTGATGTCAGGAAGCTGATCTGACTAGAAACAAACTTCGCTGATCTCAGACCAGCTGTGGCTTCAGTTCTCTTGCTTTAAAGCTTAatatcccatccatccatgttctgCCTGATTATCTAGAGATAAAACAGAATTAAGGTAATGTCCAGGAGCTCACGTTTCAAGTTGATACCTTCAACAGTTCTGGTCAACAACACGTGTTTAATTTGCTTTAGAAACATTAGAAAACAACATATCACAGAGATTCACCTCACTTTCATAATGATGTCAGCTGTAGGTTGTGGTATAACTAGCCTCTACAATCCCAAGTGACAGACTAACCTCTTCAGTCACGCTACAACAAACTCAAACATATGACCGGTTTCTCCCCCATCTAGTTGATTCACTCAGGACACAAAGTCACTCTCTGCAGTTACTGGTGACGTTTCTGTTCATGTTTAGTTTCACTTTTGCACATTAAGCTCCTCCTTTAGTCTCTACAGACCAGAAAGAAGCTTCATTGTGAACTTCAGAGACTGCAGCAGAAGAACAAATCTCtcttccagctcctctgaaGTGTTCAGTTTCTAATGAAACAGTAAAGTGAACAATACATCCCTCCATCACTCAGGACACAGAGGTCTCACTCTGTCTGAatttctgctgcagtcagcaggAAACTTTCTTCATTTCCATTCGTAGAGCTAGCATTTTAGTCAGTATTTTATAGTCTACATAAGCAAGCTAATAGGTCTATAGTTGGCTGGATCTGATAtgtcctgaaaaaaataaagacatatcAGACCCAAGCCAACAATAACCaactatttctatttttaatgcACCCCTGTGGTGGTAAAGGttaacttttaataaaatgtagctTTTCTTCAACAGTATATCAAGCCTAACATGACCTGGAAACAAGgtggcatttaaaatgttaacataTTCCACAATCAATATGTATAAATGTTGTAAAAGTTGCTGAAGCAGATGAATCCACAAAGTCCAGACTCCAAAGACTTCAGCTGGAACTAGTGGTTAGCACCAGAGGAAACTTAGTCATCTGAGACCAaagcactatttttttttctaaaaaactCTAATTTGGATAATTACACATcaataaaataatgacaccAAGGTACAGAACAGTTGTAGTATTGagtaaaaatgaataataaaaaagcaaaatgcctctctgtgtaatgttctgttctggtttatgctTATTATTTGGTTAGTTTAGTTCTTTCCTGTTCTGTTTaggcttatttttattcttagtcTTGTCCTTTTGCTCccttaattatttccacctgggtttggttaattagtccctccctgTTACTGTGTCTACCCGCCTATTTAAACCcctcttagttttctgtttgttgtcgGGACTTCACCATCGTTTCGTCGTTCCTTGCCTGAACTCGGtctgttttgcctgttttttcccttcaATAAACACCACCAAAGGAATTACTACTGCGTCTGGCTGACTCTGGGTTCATCTCCACATCAACCATTACACtctgaacagaaacagaagcaTTGTTAGAGACAATAGAGTCATTAAGTTACTTTTCTAGTCTCACTTGGAGTCCAGCAGATGTTTCCACTCAGCTCTCATCAAGCAGATTTATGTCTGATGGAAAATAAAGTGAAACCTTGAAggttacaaaaacaaatggttTAAGTCAAGACAGGACTTGAATTGTTAAAACTGGTTGTGCAACAACTGGTGTTTGTCTAACTTTTACCTCTCctgagaacaaaacaaagtccATAAAGTTATTTCATATGaaacttaactttttttctcccagtgtcctgtctagcaatgtggcaataagaattgatgccaaaaagagctcaacagattttactttcacaagtggagcagtcagctttcgccatagtgctccgcttgattcatgaatgtaaatagttttatgattcatgcagggagtatttcaaattatttggacactacaatgggaaagtaggagaggaaaggaagaacaagaagagaaaaaaaagagagaaaaggtgaaagaaagaggagataaaaaggagagaatgataaaacgaatgatgaaatttaacatttttgttggCTTTCTCATTTAGAAGAGGTTAAATTATAGCTTTAGAATAATATTAAATGCCCTGCTTTGATAGCAGCTGATTTAACCGttacaaattaataaattaaaaatagcaGACATAAAAGTAATCTATTCAATCCTGTCATACAATCCATGAAGAGAACACATTTATCACAGCTATTAAGacaacaggataaaaaaaatactaatctCAGACTCTGTGAAGGTTTAAGGctgattgttttaaatatcttcACAACATTTTTGTTATCATCAGTGACATAAATGGCACCAGAAGCATATTTTGTCATGTGggcagtaaaaaataaaattcccaTCTTGACAAACCAGTTTGGACTCAAAAGATCCCTTCAGGTACTTTCCTAAAATAGCAGCTTGGGGATGAACCTGCCCCTACAGGTAGACCTGCCTGACGTCTCATAGTGTTTTCTAACTTGCAGCTAAAAAGCCCTTAACCAACAAGTTGTTAAACACTATAGTTCTTAAGGGCTATAAATAAGTGCTGTGATGCTTAGCAACACAATCATGTAACCCTACATGATTCTATATTTAATATGCTCAAACATTAAACAAATAAGAGGTTAAACAGGGATTTGTATCTCATTTATTGAATAAGATACGAAGCATTAGAGTTGCTGATAGTCAGTTTGCCTCCagcttttaatgtgtttttcctgATCTTTGGTCGGCTCAGGGACTGTCACCTTTCTCTCTAGGAAATCAACGTCCAGGGAGCGCTCTTGTTGTATTTCCAGCTGAGAGCTGAGAAGATTCAGCATCAGAGCACTAAAACAACACAACATGGCTTCATCTCTGTGTTTGTCTCTCCTGTTATTCTCTCTACGGTTCTACTATTCTTGTCTTCTATCTTGCTCCAGTCAGCTGCTTTAATGTCTTTCAATACATATAAGCCCCTGATGATCCTGGCTGCCACCTCCTTGTTCTCTGAGTCCTACATAATGTTAGATCAcaacaaagtatattctgacacttttctccaaattaaaacagaaagtgTGCAATGAAGTGAATTAATGTTGATTCCACTCATACTGAGCTGAGGCAGGTTTCATTGTCTTAAAGAGAAAAAGTAGTcataacaaatataaatagTAAAAGAATGActatataaatgttaaatgcaGGCCAAAGTTTACCTCTGTAGCATCTATGGTTTAGTTAGTAGCAACAATGGCACCAGCTGCACCACAGTGTAGCACAATTTCCCAAATGATtagaaatataataaataagacTTATGGAATCAAATGTCTGAAAAAGAAGCtgtcaagtttttaaaaaggttttcctGATATCTTTATACTTCTAGTCTGTGTTGAACTCAGAGCTCTGAAtctgttttgtttaagttaCTTTAGTTTAATTAGGAAGGACCCAAAGATCGGCGGCTGTCTGTTCTCCTGATGAACTTCAATCtctggtaaagaaaaaaaagaatcaaagaAACTCCAGCAGTGAACTGGAAACATTTGGGTCAGACTTGGTCACATTGTTGGATCAATTTATTAACAGATGAAAACTGAAAagacattaaatatttaataataggAATGTATCAAAACAATTGTTATCAAACTTGTGGTACTTGTGACTCCAGTTGCCTCTGTGGCATCTGTGTAGCTTCCCGTCAGCTACATCCTGACCTAAAGTCTGGGTTTGATAAATCAGAGCACCTGAACTGGACTTTCTTtccttaaagctgcagatcTTTTAACGTCATGATAACACAGCTGGGAGCTGCAACATGAGAACATCTGATGTTCACACAGAGGGAGTCAGAGTTCAGAGACAGAAGGATTAAAATGGTGAATATCTTAATGTAGCGGAAAGCACAATAtacatataataaatataaataaagatacATTTGAAAAATCTGCAGCAACCTCAAATGTTACTTTgttaaaagtgttaaaaataaaggaaatactTAACAGCTGCTTGTTTAAGCTCTAATACATTCAGTAGGTTTCTAGCTACCAgtaacccccgcgaccccataagggattaagcgggtcagaagatggatggatggatggatggatggatggatgtttctatcttattctttaaatgttaacattgtaaaatgcccctaaataaaaagtttgatcAAAGATAAAAAGCCAGATATAATCACATATTGTTGCTCTGATGGGTTACTTAGATACATTTCAGTCAGAGCCAATCCCACTAACtctcataaactgttactgcTGCATCAAAGTTGATCAGAGAAGAAGATGAATGTCAGGATGAAGCATCCAGGTGTCAATAATTACACTTAGATCACTTCTGTTTCATAGTCAGTAAGTAAATGATTAGAAGAATCTCTGGATGCAGACATCAGCCCAGAGATCATGAGATCAAATGGATCTGAACATCTGGAACAGATGTGGATGGAGGATGGTCAGCTGAGAGGTGAATCATGGAGTTTGTCTCCTCTGTATCACTGATGCTTATCTCTAGATCCATTGATTCATCTGGATCCTGCGTTGGACCTGGAGGATTCACAAGACACTGGATTCAACATGGATTGAACAACAAAACCTGAAAGAGTTCTAATATAGACATTAAAGAACACGTACCATTGGTTCGTTTTACAGGTGATCTAAAGAAACACCGCCAGAGACAACAAACCACCAGACCGACAGCCAGATCAGCAACCAGGATAAATATTATAAATCCGGCGACCGTAACTGAATCCCGAGAATCTCCCTTGGGCTGTTTGTCATCTGAAGGAAGACAGAAAGTGTTTGATTAAACAAGATCTGTAGCTTCAACTTGAATATGACACTAATGCAGCTGATGAGCTGTCAACCTGATTTAAACTGCAGTTGCATGATGGGAATTCATCAGCGAAAAGTTTATATTTAGTGATGAATCCCAGAACTGAAGCAGAATTGTTTCTCAATGAACCAATCTGTTCATCTTATTGATCTGCTTATCCCCAGCATGATGTCCATATCTAGCACAGCAACAGCTGACCCACCTGGAGGAACCATGAGTCCAGGCCGCGGTGCGTTCAAAGATGATGAGCCGTCTCCATGAGAGGCTTTGCTCACGTTGAGGATAAAGTTTACTGAAGAATAAACCAGATTTACAATAAGCAACAAAGATCAGATTTAACGAGGTGGatgaaaatatttaatcctGCTGGATTACCTGAAGCCTTCAGCTCCCATCTCCTTAACACCTGGTTATAACCAGCAGCCAGATCACAGCGGTAACTCCCAGAGTCTTCAGTCCTGAGTCTGGACACATGGAGTCTGAGTCGTCCTTCTCTCAGAGCGTCTCTGTCGCAGTGAACTCGTCCTGAAAACCATCCGTCCTGAGACTGTGGGACCTCTGCTCCGTTTTTCATTTCGTACAGAACTTTAGGAGGACTCAGGAGGAGAAAACAGATCATGTTGGTGAGGGACATGTTGGTTTGGCTCAAGCTGTCCCATCTGAGGGTGAAGTTCTCGTCCTCTTCTGTCTCATGAACAGGTAGAGGTTTTTCATCAGCAAAGATTCCTGCAGAGGACACACATACATCCACCATTTAACCCCAATACCACCAGGAAAATGAAGATAAATGAGGCTGATTTAACATAAGAGTTAAATCCTGAATATGGTTTAAAGATAAACACTCACCCTGAACAGTGGAGGTCAGgtgaaaaaggagaaagaataAGTTCATTTTCTCAGTGTCAAGAAAAGCTCAGGAGTTTCtgcagaaaaaaggaaaatcccaGTGTTTTAGGAGGaattttgtcacataaaactATTTTTCACTGTTGATAAAAGTTCTCAATACGTTTTAGAAAGTTGCCCATCTTTCAGCAAAAAAAGCTAACGACCCAAAAAATGAAATATCTAATGTTTCATAATAAATAATCATTCattattaaatcattaaatcattaaatcaaCTAGGACTTATGAAATATGACAGGCCATTCTCACATAAAGCCCAGTTTAATTGAGTTTTAACCATGaggttttaaaattttcttgatcaataaaaagaaagacaattCTCTACTGATTATAACACTAATTATTTAGATATAATTAGGTGattaaatctaattaattaGTGTTGCAGGAGGACAGCATTGCCATCTATACGCAATTTGTGTCAACTCCTACAAAACTTTTAAACTACGTCATTTTACaccagacctttttttttttttttttttgagattttttcgTGGCTCgcttttttaacacagtaggctgacaggaaggggggaggaagaggaggcaccACCAGCGGGCCATTTTACACCAGGTAATAATTTTTCGCGAGAGTAATAATatgaagaaacatttaaattataatagGCCTTTGCAGTGCTGATCTCTACTCTAAGCCATAGAAGAATCAGTGAAATGCTGTCGTGTTTTGAATTCTCTACCTGCAGTTTTTCCAGGAACGATCGGACCGGTTggtttgtttctctctctctcagtcaGGTGTATCCTGTTCCCAGGAGCTCATCTTTAAGTCAGCAAAGCTGAAAAACAGGTTATTCAGCCATTCTTCCACCGGAGGCATTAATGTCAGCTGAGACCTGAAATAAAAGGAACATATTTACTGATAACATTGGAAGAAATTTAAACCTGatttgttttaacttttggCTTCAAAGACTCCTCAGCCGCCACAGAAATAACGACCATGTTAATTAAATGTACAAAAGATTTcagagaaattacattttaaaaactgagtGTAAAAGACAAGAATCAGATTCTttctgagtttaaaaaaaaactaaaagcagatttttttgtggaaactcaactgtttttcaaagatttattttcacattttcttttcataacACATAGAAATCCTTTCTGTTAAGATGTTAGAAACTGTTTTCACTTTGTGTGATTTGATCCTGTCTGTTATAGAAACTCAGTAAGAAAACAACCTCAGAAAGAACGGGGTGGATATTTTCCAGGTAAAcaaagataagataggctttattgatctcacattggagaaattcacacgtcaaaaagaaatgtcaaaagaaaatcaacatcattgcctttacatttatttaaaatgaccaAATATGATAAATATTGTTCACACATTAGTTTCAGAGACTCACTTGTCTGTAGGCGAGCAGCG
The DNA window shown above is from Fundulus heteroclitus isolate FHET01 chromosome 14, MU-UCD_Fhet_4.1, whole genome shotgun sequence and carries:
- the LOC105923785 gene encoding uncharacterized protein LOC105923785; the encoded protein is MNLFFLLFHLTSTVQGIFADEKPLPVHETEEDENFTLRWDSLSQTNMSLTNMICFLLLSPPKVLYEMKNGAEVPQSQDGWFSGRVHCDRDALREGRLRLHVSRLRTEDSGSYRCDLAAGYNQVLRRWELKASVNFILNVSKASHGDGSSSLNAPRPGLMVPPDDKQPKGDSRDSVTVAGFIIFILVADLAVGLVVCCLWRCFFRSPVKRTNGPTQDPDESMDLEISISDTEETNSMIHLSADHPPSTSVPDVQIHLIS